Genomic DNA from Sphingobium sp. WTD-1:
GGCGCGGCGATCATGAAGGCATGGGACAATGAAGCGACGGTGCGCCGCAAGGCGGCCGACGCCGCGCTGCAACCCGGCATCCGGACGGGGGCGGGCGTGCTGGCGCTCTATCGCGCCTATAATGCGCCGGATCAGGCGCAGACCATCTATGACAGCGATTTCGGCGCGGCGCTCAAGGAGCCTTCGCCCCAGCGGTTCGGGCGCGGCTATGCCGGCTATTGGGAGGTGCGCAACCTGCGCATGGCGGCCAATATCCGCGATGTGTTCGCCGCCGCGCCGGGACAGCGCATGCTGGTGATCGTCGGCGCCTCGCACAAATTCTATCTCCAGGCCTATCTCGACATGATGCACGATGTGCGGCTGGTCGATACCGACCCCTTGCTGCGCTGAGGCTGCGCTTGCTCTTGGCGGCAGGGTTCGATCTAATCGGCCGTCCCCTTGCAGGAGAGCGGCGCATGACGATCAATCTGTCGGACTATGAGACCGGGGCGAAGTATAAAGGCGATTATGATGCGGCGCTGCTGGCGCTGCAGCATCGCCTGTCGAAGATCCAGGTCGCCCATATCCTGCATCGCCGCCGGACCGTCATCATGCTGGAAGGCTGGGACGGCGCGGGCAAGGGCGGCATCATCAAGCGGATGACCGCAGACTGGGACCCGCGTTATTATCAGGTCCACCCGATCGCCGCGCCGACGCGCGAGGAACTGGACCATCATTTCCTCTGGCGCTTCTGGACTCGGCTGCCCGCCAGCCAGAATATCGGCCTGTTCGACCGCAGCTGGTACGGCCGGGTGCTGGTGGAGCGGGTGGAGAAATATGCGCCCAAGGCGGAATGGAAGCGCGGCTACAAGGATATCAACGCGTTCGAGGCGCAGCAGATCGAGACCGGCACCAACATCATCAAGCTGTTCGTCCACATCACCCAGGAGACGCAGGACGAGCAACTGGCGCAGCGGCTGGATACGCCGTGGAAGCGGTGGAAGACCGGGGCGGACGATTATCGCAACCGGGCCAGGCGGATCGAATATTGGGATGCGATGCACGACATGTTCGAGAAGACCGACACCAAGCAGGCGCCCTGGAAGGTGATCGACAATAATAACCGCAAGGCCGGACGAATCGCGGCGCTGACCTATGTCGCGGAGCGGCTGGAGAAACTGGTGCCGATGGATTTCCCGGCGGCCGATCCCGAGGTGGTCAAGCTGGCGCGGGAGGCATTTGGCTATAAGCCCGCCAAATAATTCCGCAAAAACAACGATCTGTAACAAAAGCGTCATCAAATACTAAGCGGTCATTTACCCTTTTCTTCTAGGTCGGGCGCCATGTACGCGCCCCAGATGCTTGATCGGCCCGACCCGGAGCCGCATGTTGCCGCCGGCACCGCCTTGCCCTTTGCGCAAGGCTGCGCCGCGGTCCGGCTGGGCCAGCCGCTCAGCCAGGCGGTCGACCGTTTCCAGGACGATGCGGCGCTGCGGCTGCTGCCGG
This window encodes:
- a CDS encoding polyphosphate kinase translates to MTINLSDYETGAKYKGDYDAALLALQHRLSKIQVAHILHRRRTVIMLEGWDGAGKGGIIKRMTADWDPRYYQVHPIAAPTREELDHHFLWRFWTRLPASQNIGLFDRSWYGRVLVERVEKYAPKAEWKRGYKDINAFEAQQIETGTNIIKLFVHITQETQDEQLAQRLDTPWKRWKTGADDYRNRARRIEYWDAMHDMFEKTDTKQAPWKVIDNNNRKAGRIAALTYVAERLEKLVPMDFPAADPEVVKLAREAFGYKPAK